The following are encoded in a window of Cyprinus carpio isolate SPL01 chromosome A13, ASM1834038v1, whole genome shotgun sequence genomic DNA:
- the LOC109111081 gene encoding WW domain binding protein 1-like isoform X1 — MSYRVADVSKATGKDGMWGVGYIKLGMGLFVSNAVIGPIVSVTVEAALTENRLSCVGVNNQSYFCDSGHCCGESQCCSYYYEVWWFWLVLTLIVILGCCCVCHHRRAKHRLQQQQRQHEINLIAYREAHNYTSLPFYFRFLPGYLLPAYEEVENRPPTPPPPYSASQPGQSTSTDPLCSEQLDELCPPPESSPVVPSASDNCSLGPCVEQPHTPTVHRPVRNTHKPQYLSREEDGQPLQVACATSHSPIKQGSSNEDLTEPIEDSSPDSKEKTPGRHRRFTGDSGIEVCVCNQGPGDGEEEEEMKELVGHMDGGVLEQQDFCDSCNPHSSSRPPRGPGDEEQGLAASDVPLEQREHQRPPVCLHLHTINEQDGPHHANNTDPQS; from the exons ATGTCCTACCGTGTCGCAGATGTGTCGAAAGCAACGGGAAAGGACGGAATGTGGGGGGTTGGATATATAAAGCTGGGAATGGGGTTGTTTGTAAGTAACGCGGTTATTGGACCGATCGTTTCGGTAACAGTGGAAGCAGCGCTGACCGAG AACCGGCTGTCTTGTGTAGGAGTTAACAACCAGAGCTACTTCTGTGATTCGGGCCACTGCTGTGGAGAATCTCAGTGTTGCAGCTATTACTACGAGGTGTGGT GGTTTTGGTTGGTTCTGACTCTCATCGTCATTCTgggctgctgctgtgtgtgtcaCCACCGTCGAGCCAAACACAGACTGCAACAACAGCAGCGGCAGCATGAGATCAACCTCATCGCTTACAGAGAAGCCCATAATTACACTTCTCTACCCTTCTATTTCA GGTTCCTGCCTGGCTACCTCTTACCCGCATATGAGGAAGTCGAGAACAGACCTCCGACGCCCCCGCCTCCGTACAGTGCCTCTCAGCCAGGCCAATCCACCAGCACTGACCCTCTGTGCTCTGAACAACTAGATGAGCTCTGCCCTCCACCGGAGTCCAGCCCCGTCGTCCCGTCTGCATCTGACAACTGTTCCCTGGGACCCTGCGTAGAGCAGCCACATACTCCCACTGTACACCGCCCTGTCAGAAACACCCACAAACCACAGTACCTCAGCCGAGAAGAGGACGGGCAGCCCCTGCAGGTGGCGTGTGCAACCTCACACAGCCCCATCAAACAGGGCAGCTCCAACGAGGATCTAACTGAACCCATAGAAGACTCTTCTCCCGACAGCAAAGAAAAGACTCCAGGACGCCACCGGCGCTTCACAGGTGACTCTGGGATTGAGGTATGCGTTTGCAACCAGGGGCCCGGGGacggagaggaagaggaggagatgaAAGAGCTTGTTGGGCACATGGATGGAGGGGTGCTAGAGCAGCAGGACTTCTGTGATAGCTGCAACCCCCACAGCAGCAGCCGCCCTCCTCGTGGTCCGGGGGATGAGGAACAGGGCCTGGCTGCCTCAGATGTGCCTCTAGAGCAAAGAGAGCATCAGCGACCTCCAGTCTGCCTCCATTTGCACACCATCAATGAACAGGACGGTCCGCATCACGCCAACAACACAGACCCCCAGAGTTGA
- the LOC109111081 gene encoding WW domain binding protein 1-like isoform X2: MPFLLGFRQNRLSCVGVNNQSYFCDSGHCCGESQCCSYYYEVWWFWLVLTLIVILGCCCVCHHRRAKHRLQQQQRQHEINLIAYREAHNYTSLPFYFRFLPGYLLPAYEEVENRPPTPPPPYSASQPGQSTSTDPLCSEQLDELCPPPESSPVVPSASDNCSLGPCVEQPHTPTVHRPVRNTHKPQYLSREEDGQPLQVACATSHSPIKQGSSNEDLTEPIEDSSPDSKEKTPGRHRRFTGDSGIEVCVCNQGPGDGEEEEEMKELVGHMDGGVLEQQDFCDSCNPHSSSRPPRGPGDEEQGLAASDVPLEQREHQRPPVCLHLHTINEQDGPHHANNTDPQS; the protein is encoded by the exons ATGCCTTTTCTCCTGGGGTTTAGACAG AACCGGCTGTCTTGTGTAGGAGTTAACAACCAGAGCTACTTCTGTGATTCGGGCCACTGCTGTGGAGAATCTCAGTGTTGCAGCTATTACTACGAGGTGTGGT GGTTTTGGTTGGTTCTGACTCTCATCGTCATTCTgggctgctgctgtgtgtgtcaCCACCGTCGAGCCAAACACAGACTGCAACAACAGCAGCGGCAGCATGAGATCAACCTCATCGCTTACAGAGAAGCCCATAATTACACTTCTCTACCCTTCTATTTCA GGTTCCTGCCTGGCTACCTCTTACCCGCATATGAGGAAGTCGAGAACAGACCTCCGACGCCCCCGCCTCCGTACAGTGCCTCTCAGCCAGGCCAATCCACCAGCACTGACCCTCTGTGCTCTGAACAACTAGATGAGCTCTGCCCTCCACCGGAGTCCAGCCCCGTCGTCCCGTCTGCATCTGACAACTGTTCCCTGGGACCCTGCGTAGAGCAGCCACATACTCCCACTGTACACCGCCCTGTCAGAAACACCCACAAACCACAGTACCTCAGCCGAGAAGAGGACGGGCAGCCCCTGCAGGTGGCGTGTGCAACCTCACACAGCCCCATCAAACAGGGCAGCTCCAACGAGGATCTAACTGAACCCATAGAAGACTCTTCTCCCGACAGCAAAGAAAAGACTCCAGGACGCCACCGGCGCTTCACAGGTGACTCTGGGATTGAGGTATGCGTTTGCAACCAGGGGCCCGGGGacggagaggaagaggaggagatgaAAGAGCTTGTTGGGCACATGGATGGAGGGGTGCTAGAGCAGCAGGACTTCTGTGATAGCTGCAACCCCCACAGCAGCAGCCGCCCTCCTCGTGGTCCGGGGGATGAGGAACAGGGCCTGGCTGCCTCAGATGTGCCTCTAGAGCAAAGAGAGCATCAGCGACCTCCAGTCTGCCTCCATTTGCACACCATCAATGAACAGGACGGTCCGCATCACGCCAACAACACAGACCCCCAGAGTTGA